A genomic window from Vagococcus entomophilus includes:
- a CDS encoding nucleoside hydrolase codes for MNVKKKVIIDCDPGIDDCLALLLALKSPELDILGITIVCGNVPTELGAKNALKVLKRENRLDIPVYLGASKPLKRTYISAQDTHGQDGLGESFLPDVQDIAPQTTSAVDFLNETFSNQKHVSIIALGPLTNIAQALQENPNAWNNIEDFVSMGGTFKSHGNCSPVAEYNYWCDPDAACYVFEHLAVPVKMVGLDVTRKIVLTPNILEYMQQLDPETGGFIAKITRFYFDFHWTHEQVIGCVINDPLAVAYFLCPDLSSGFPAYTTVATNGVAIGQTIVDEKNIWNKKTNSLILTKVDSFLFMEMFLNRVMNAQTQNTQTVLKQIMNGEFDE; via the coding sequence ATGAATGTCAAAAAAAAAGTCATTATTGATTGTGATCCCGGCATTGATGATTGTTTAGCGTTACTTTTAGCACTAAAATCACCTGAATTAGATATACTTGGCATCACAATTGTCTGTGGAAATGTCCCGACAGAACTCGGTGCAAAAAATGCCTTAAAAGTTTTAAAACGAGAAAATCGTTTAGATATTCCTGTTTATTTGGGTGCAAGTAAACCTTTAAAGCGTACCTATATTAGTGCACAGGATACTCATGGACAAGATGGACTGGGAGAAAGCTTTTTGCCAGATGTCCAAGATATTGCTCCACAAACGACAAGTGCCGTTGATTTTTTAAATGAAACATTTAGTAACCAAAAGCACGTCTCAATTATTGCGCTTGGTCCACTGACCAATATCGCACAAGCGTTGCAGGAAAATCCCAATGCTTGGAATAATATTGAGGATTTTGTTTCTATGGGTGGTACATTTAAAAGTCATGGAAACTGCTCACCAGTCGCAGAATATAACTATTGGTGTGACCCCGATGCCGCGTGTTATGTGTTTGAGCATCTAGCCGTTCCGGTAAAAATGGTTGGGCTTGATGTCACAAGAAAAATCGTATTAACACCCAATATTTTAGAATACATGCAACAGCTCGATCCAGAAACTGGCGGGTTCATTGCAAAAATCACACGATTTTATTTTGATTTCCACTGGACACATGAACAAGTCATTGGTTGTGTCATCAATGACCCACTAGCCGTCGCCTATTTTCTTTGTCCAGATTTGTCCAGCGGTTTTCCTGCATATACAACAGTTGCTACGAATGGCGTTGCGATTGGACAAACTATTGTGGATGAAAAAAATATTTGGAACAAAAAAACAAATAGTTTAATCTTAACAAAAGTTGATTCTTTTCTTTTCATGGAAATGTTTTTAAACCGAGTGATGAATGCACAAACTCAAAACACTCAGACTGTGTTAAAACAAATCATGAATGGAGAATTTGATGAATAA